From Streptomyces sp. NBC_01426, a single genomic window includes:
- a CDS encoding ScbA/BarX family gamma-butyrolactone biosynthesis protein, producing MPSLASTTREPVRNSALVPQPRTAVPQPRTTTGHAGLTTTVPREYVHRAAVSEVLLTGWEPAADASPAHRSGPRPGIESVPDGPDAFVVRSQWPRGHSLFSQTGGYQDPMLLIESVRQIGALLSHAEFDVPFGHQFLMWDMSFATTKDLLVAGPAPAEVELRTVCHDVVRRGRVLSGMRYDVTALVDGVPLATAGAAFSCTSPAVHRRLRGDRPTSTDRVPGRPIDPALVGRTAPTHVVLTEDPTAERDHQWELRVDSTHPIFFDHPVDHVPGMVLLEAARQAAHASTGLPDALVISLDSTFARYTELDRPCRIVAHPGLVDAAGHILVQVCGFQDDQTVFAADLVLSPRNG from the coding sequence ATGCCGTCTCTTGCGTCCACGACCCGCGAGCCCGTTCGGAACAGCGCCTTAGTTCCGCAGCCTCGCACCGCAGTCCCGCAACCTCGCACCACCACCGGGCACGCCGGTCTCACCACGACCGTTCCGCGTGAGTACGTCCACCGCGCCGCCGTCTCCGAGGTCCTGCTCACCGGCTGGGAGCCGGCCGCCGATGCCTCGCCCGCCCACCGCTCGGGCCCGCGACCCGGCATCGAGAGCGTTCCCGACGGGCCCGACGCCTTCGTCGTCCGGTCCCAATGGCCGCGGGGGCACTCGCTGTTCTCCCAGACCGGGGGCTACCAGGACCCGATGCTGCTGATCGAGTCCGTACGCCAGATCGGCGCCCTGCTCTCGCACGCCGAGTTCGACGTCCCCTTCGGTCATCAGTTCCTGATGTGGGACATGTCGTTCGCCACCACCAAGGATCTCCTCGTGGCCGGCCCCGCCCCCGCCGAGGTGGAACTGCGCACCGTGTGCCACGACGTGGTCCGCCGGGGCAGGGTCCTCTCCGGGATGCGGTACGACGTCACCGCCCTGGTCGACGGCGTGCCGCTGGCCACCGCGGGCGCGGCGTTCAGCTGCACCAGCCCGGCCGTGCACCGAAGACTGCGAGGCGACCGCCCCACCAGCACGGACCGGGTCCCCGGCCGCCCGATCGACCCGGCCCTGGTCGGCCGCACCGCCCCCACGCACGTGGTCCTCACCGAGGACCCGACGGCCGAGCGGGACCACCAGTGGGAGTTGCGCGTCGACAGCACGCACCCGATCTTCTTCGACCACCCGGTCGACCACGTCCCGGGCATGGTGCTCCTGGAGGCGGCCCGGCAGGCCGCGCACGCCTCCACCGGCCTGCCCGACGCCCTCGTCATCAGCCTCGACAGCACCTTCGCCCGCTACACCGAACTCGACAGGCCCTGCCGCATAGTGGCCCATCCCGGTCTCGTCGACGCCGCCGGCCACATCCTCGTACAGGTCTGCGGTTTCCAGGACGACCAGACCGTCTTCGCCGCCGACCTGGTGCTCAGTCCCCGCAACGGTTGA
- a CDS encoding response regulator transcription factor, with product MNRQALELLEPRTERHHPLTHQPHRTAPVPQAAPATAERAPLRLLVVENEPRAADALVQGLLRQGYLAESVATGGEALQSHPKVDLVLLDLDLPDLDGLEVCRGIRAVSDTPIIAVTARGSELDRVLGLQAGSDDYMVKPYGFRELLARIEAVMRRARPRQSAARAIDHGPLHIDATTRETTLHGRPVDLTLKEFDLLHALASQPGAVLSRRQLMTQVWEDAWSHRGRTIDTHVSSLRGKLGSSNWIITVRGVGFRLGHP from the coding sequence ATGAACCGGCAGGCCTTAGAGCTACTCGAACCCCGCACAGAGCGGCATCACCCCTTGACCCACCAGCCGCACCGCACCGCACCCGTTCCGCAGGCCGCCCCGGCCACCGCCGAGCGCGCCCCACTGCGCCTCCTGGTCGTCGAGAACGAGCCGCGCGCCGCCGACGCCCTCGTCCAGGGCCTGCTCAGGCAGGGGTACCTGGCCGAGAGCGTGGCCACGGGCGGGGAAGCCCTGCAGTCGCACCCGAAGGTCGACCTGGTCCTGCTCGACCTCGACCTGCCGGACCTGGACGGCCTGGAGGTCTGCCGGGGCATCCGGGCCGTCAGCGACACGCCGATCATCGCCGTCACCGCCCGCGGCAGCGAGCTGGACCGGGTGTTGGGCCTCCAGGCCGGCTCCGACGACTACATGGTCAAGCCGTACGGATTCCGCGAACTCCTGGCCCGCATCGAGGCGGTGATGCGGCGGGCCCGGCCCCGTCAGAGCGCCGCCCGGGCCATCGACCACGGCCCCCTGCACATCGACGCGACGACCCGCGAGACCACCCTGCACGGGCGCCCGGTGGACCTCACGCTCAAGGAGTTCGACCTGCTGCACGCGCTGGCCTCACAGCCCGGCGCCGTGCTCTCGCGGCGCCAGCTGATGACCCAGGTGTGGGAAGACGCCTGGTCGCACCGGGGTCGCACCATCGACACGCACGTCAGCAGCCTCCGCGGCAAGCTCGGTTCGAGCAACTGGATCATCACGGTCCGCGGAGTCGGCTTCCGCCTCGGGCACCCCTGA
- a CDS encoding NAD-dependent epimerase/dehydratase family protein — protein MLTIMITGSAGFVGSHVTREAARHGAALTVMTHHRPPSASARSSSGPVRVVRADLADPRSLRGVCEGIDVLLHCASRIGGTAEDNEAVNARGTAALVAEARRAGVSRIVYLGTASVYGRGTYHRARPERLTRRPSSPTSRTRAAAEDTVLDAGGIVLRPHLVYGRGDRWVVPGLARLLGALPGGVPDWNARMSMVSATELATLLVGVARAPATSLTASVYHAAHPRPVTAAALLAAVARCAGLPPTRGGPTVDEARALMAGDAYATKAIDMLATSHWFDCAPLWTDLRRVPGPGFEEEFPAAGEWYRELVRAA, from the coding sequence GTGCTCACGATCATGATCACTGGTTCGGCCGGCTTCGTCGGAAGCCATGTCACACGTGAAGCCGCCCGGCACGGCGCGGCACTGACGGTGATGACCCACCACCGCCCGCCCTCGGCATCCGCCCGCTCCTCCTCCGGCCCCGTACGTGTCGTACGGGCCGACCTCGCCGACCCGCGCTCGCTGCGGGGAGTGTGCGAGGGAATCGACGTACTGCTGCACTGCGCCTCCCGCATCGGCGGGACGGCCGAGGACAACGAGGCCGTCAACGCCCGGGGCACCGCCGCCCTGGTCGCCGAGGCCCGGCGTGCGGGAGTGTCCCGCATCGTGTACCTCGGCACCGCGTCCGTCTACGGGCGGGGCACCTACCACCGTGCCCGTCCGGAGCGGCTCACCCGCCGCCCGTCCTCGCCCACCTCCCGAACCCGGGCGGCGGCGGAGGACACGGTGCTGGACGCCGGCGGGATCGTACTGCGCCCCCACCTCGTGTACGGCCGGGGAGACCGGTGGGTCGTGCCGGGCCTGGCCCGGCTCCTGGGCGCGTTGCCCGGCGGCGTGCCGGACTGGAACGCGCGCATGTCGATGGTCTCCGCGACCGAACTGGCCACCCTGCTGGTGGGGGTCGCACGCGCACCGGCCACGAGCCTGACCGCGTCCGTCTACCACGCCGCCCACCCCCGCCCCGTCACCGCGGCGGCGCTGCTGGCCGCGGTGGCCCGCTGCGCCGGGCTGCCCCCCACGAGGGGAGGCCCGACGGTCGACGAAGCACGCGCCCTCATGGCGGGGGACGCGTACGCGACGAAGGCGATCGACATGCTGGCCACCAGCCACTGGTTCGACTGCGCACCCTTGTGGACCGATCTCCGCAGGGTGCCCGGTCCGGGATTCGAGGAGGAGTTTCCCGCGGCGGGGGAGTGGTACCGGGAACTGGTCCGGGCGGCCTGA
- a CDS encoding acetyl/propionyl/methylcrotonyl-CoA carboxylase subunit alpha, translated as MRKVLIANRGEIAVRVARACRDAGIGSVAVYADPDRDALHVRAADEAFALGGDTPAASYLDIAKVLRAAADSGADAIHPGYGFLSENAEFAQAVLDAGLTWIGPPPQAIRDLGDKVAARHIAQRAGAPLVAGTPDPVSGSEEVVAFAKEHGLPIAIKAAFGGGGRGLKVARTLEEVPELYDSAVREAVAAFGRGECFVERYLDKPRHVETQCLADTHGNVVVVSTRDCSLQRRHQKLVEEAPAPFLTDAQNAELYAASKAILKEAGYVGAGTVEFLVSADGLISFLEVNTRLQVEHPVTEEVTGLDLVREMFRIADGEELGYGDPVLRGHSFEFRINGEDPGRGFLPAPGTVTRFAPPSGPGVRLDAGVESGSVIGPAWDSLLAKLIVTGATREQALQRAARALAEFEIEGMATALPFHRAVVTDPAFAPTEGPFTVHTRWIETEFVNDIKAFVAPAAEDAEDEPGRETVVVEVGGKRLEVSLPSSLGMTLARTAAAGGAKPKRRAAKKSGPAASGDTLASPMQGTIVKIAVEEGQQVNEGDLIVVLEAMKMEQPLNAHRSGTIVGLKAEVGASLTSGAGICEIKD; from the coding sequence GTGCGCAAGGTGCTCATCGCCAACCGTGGTGAAATCGCTGTCCGCGTTGCTCGGGCTTGCCGGGATGCGGGGATCGGGAGTGTGGCTGTTTACGCGGATCCGGATCGGGACGCTCTGCATGTGCGTGCGGCGGATGAGGCGTTCGCGTTGGGCGGTGACACCCCGGCCGCCAGCTATTTGGACATCGCGAAGGTCCTGCGGGCGGCGGCGGACTCCGGCGCGGACGCGATCCATCCCGGGTACGGCTTCCTGTCGGAGAACGCCGAGTTCGCCCAGGCCGTCCTCGACGCCGGCCTGACCTGGATCGGCCCGCCGCCGCAGGCCATCCGTGATCTGGGTGACAAGGTCGCCGCCCGTCACATCGCCCAACGCGCCGGCGCGCCGCTGGTCGCCGGCACCCCCGACCCGGTCTCCGGGTCGGAGGAGGTCGTGGCGTTCGCGAAGGAACACGGCCTGCCCATCGCGATCAAGGCCGCCTTCGGTGGCGGCGGTCGCGGTCTGAAGGTCGCCCGGACCCTCGAAGAGGTCCCCGAGCTGTACGACTCCGCCGTGCGTGAGGCCGTCGCCGCGTTCGGCCGTGGCGAGTGCTTCGTCGAGCGTTACCTCGACAAGCCGCGTCACGTGGAGACGCAGTGCCTGGCCGACACCCACGGCAACGTCGTCGTGGTGTCCACGCGTGACTGCTCGCTCCAGCGCCGGCATCAGAAGCTGGTCGAGGAGGCCCCGGCGCCGTTCCTGACGGACGCCCAGAACGCCGAGCTGTACGCCGCCTCCAAGGCGATCCTGAAGGAAGCCGGCTACGTCGGCGCGGGCACCGTGGAGTTCCTGGTCTCCGCCGACGGCCTGATCTCCTTCCTGGAGGTCAACACCCGCCTCCAGGTCGAACACCCCGTCACCGAGGAGGTCACCGGCCTCGACCTGGTGCGGGAGATGTTCCGCATCGCCGACGGCGAGGAACTCGGTTACGGCGACCCGGTCCTGCGCGGACACTCCTTCGAGTTCCGCATCAACGGCGAGGACCCCGGCCGCGGCTTCCTGCCCGCCCCCGGCACCGTCACCCGCTTCGCCCCGCCGTCGGGCCCCGGCGTCCGCCTCGACGCGGGCGTCGAATCCGGCTCGGTCATCGGCCCGGCCTGGGACTCCCTCCTGGCGAAGCTGATCGTCACCGGCGCCACCCGCGAACAGGCCCTCCAGCGCGCGGCCCGCGCCCTCGCCGAGTTCGAGATCGAGGGCATGGCCACCGCCCTGCCCTTCCACCGCGCCGTCGTCACCGACCCCGCCTTCGCCCCCACGGAAGGACCCTTCACGGTCCACACCCGCTGGATCGAAACCGAGTTCGTCAACGACATCAAGGCGTTCGTGGCCCCGGCCGCGGAGGACGCCGAGGACGAACCCGGCCGCGAGACCGTCGTCGTCGAGGTCGGCGGCAAGCGACTGGAGGTCTCCCTCCCGTCCTCGCTGGGCATGACCCTGGCCCGCACCGCCGCCGCCGGCGGCGCCAAGCCCAAGCGCCGCGCCGCCAAGAAGTCCGGCCCGGCCGCCTCCGGCGACACCCTCGCCTCCCCGATGCAGGGAACCATCGTCAAGATCGCCGTCGAGGAAGGCCAGCAGGTCAACGAAGGCGACCTGATCGTCGTCCTCGAGGCCATGAAGATGGAACAACCCCTCAACGCACACCGCTCCGGCACCATCGTCGGCCTCAAGGCCGAAGTCGGCGCGTCCCTCACCTCCGGCGCCGGCATCTGCGAGATCAAGGACTGA
- a CDS encoding TcmI family type II polyketide cyclase encodes MHSTLIVARMDPGSSIDVAKLFGEFDATEMPHRMGTRRRQLFEYRGLYFHLQDFDTDNGGELIEAAKGDPRFVGISEDLKPFIGAYDPATWRSPADAMAKRFYDWEASA; translated from the coding sequence ATGCACAGCACTCTGATCGTGGCGCGGATGGATCCCGGTTCCAGCATTGACGTCGCCAAACTCTTCGGTGAGTTCGACGCCACCGAGATGCCCCACCGCATGGGTACGCGTCGCCGGCAGCTTTTCGAATACCGGGGGCTCTACTTCCATCTGCAGGACTTCGACACCGACAACGGTGGCGAGCTGATCGAGGCCGCCAAGGGTGATCCGCGCTTCGTGGGCATCAGCGAGGACCTCAAGCCGTTCATCGGGGCCTACGACCCCGCCACCTGGCGTTCCCCCGCCGACGCGATGGCGAAGCGCTTCTACGACTGGGAGGCGTCCGCGTGA
- a CDS encoding beta-ketoacyl-[acyl-carrier-protein] synthase family protein has translation MTGRRVVITGIEVLAPGGVGTKNFWNLLSEGRTATRGITFFDPSPFRSRVAAEIDFDPQEHGLTPQEIRRMDRAAQFAVVAARGAVADSGIDLETYDPYRVGVTIGSAVGATMGLDEEYNVVSDGGRLHLVDHEYAVPHLYNYLVPSSFTAEVAWAVGAQGPSTVVSTGCTSGIDSVGHAVDLLREGSVDVMIAGSSDAPISPITMACFDAIKATTPRHDDPGHASRPFDGTRNGFVLGEGAAVFVLEELEHAKKRGAHIYAEIAGYATRSNAYHMTGLRPDGKEMAEAIRVALCEAKMNPTEIDYINAHGSGTKQNDRHETAAFKRSLGDHAYRTPVSSIKSMVGHSLGAIGSIEIAASALAMENNVVPPTANLHTPDPECDLDYVPLVAREQLTDAVLTVGSGFGGFQSAMVLARPERSVA, from the coding sequence GTGACCGGACGACGTGTGGTCATCACCGGCATCGAGGTGCTCGCGCCCGGTGGTGTCGGGACCAAGAACTTCTGGAACCTGCTGAGCGAGGGCCGCACCGCGACCCGCGGCATCACCTTCTTCGACCCCAGCCCCTTCCGCTCGCGGGTCGCCGCCGAGATCGACTTCGATCCGCAGGAACACGGCCTGACCCCGCAGGAGATCCGGCGCATGGACCGGGCCGCGCAGTTCGCGGTGGTCGCCGCCCGCGGCGCCGTCGCCGACAGCGGCATCGACCTGGAGACGTACGACCCGTACCGCGTGGGCGTCACCATCGGCAGCGCCGTCGGCGCCACGATGGGCCTCGACGAGGAGTACAACGTCGTCAGCGACGGCGGCCGACTCCACCTCGTCGACCACGAGTACGCGGTCCCGCACCTCTACAACTACCTGGTGCCGAGCTCCTTCACCGCCGAGGTCGCCTGGGCGGTCGGCGCGCAGGGACCCAGCACCGTGGTCTCCACCGGCTGCACCTCCGGCATCGACTCGGTCGGTCACGCCGTGGACCTGCTCCGCGAGGGCTCGGTCGACGTGATGATCGCCGGTTCCTCGGACGCGCCGATCTCGCCGATCACCATGGCCTGCTTCGACGCGATCAAGGCGACCACCCCCCGCCACGACGACCCCGGTCACGCCTCCCGCCCCTTCGACGGAACCCGCAACGGCTTCGTCCTGGGCGAGGGCGCGGCGGTGTTCGTCCTGGAGGAGCTGGAGCACGCCAAGAAGCGCGGCGCGCACATCTACGCCGAGATAGCCGGCTACGCCACCCGCTCCAACGCCTATCACATGACCGGTCTGCGGCCGGACGGCAAGGAGATGGCGGAGGCCATCCGGGTCGCGCTGTGCGAGGCCAAGATGAACCCGACCGAGATCGACTACATCAACGCGCACGGCTCGGGCACCAAGCAGAACGACCGCCACGAGACCGCCGCGTTCAAGCGGAGCCTGGGCGACCACGCCTACCGGACCCCGGTCAGCTCGATCAAGTCGATGGTCGGGCACTCGCTCGGTGCCATCGGCTCCATCGAGATCGCCGCGTCCGCGCTGGCGATGGAGAACAACGTCGTCCCGCCGACGGCGAACCTCCACACCCCGGACCCGGAGTGCGACCTCGACTACGTCCCGCTGGTCGCCCGGGAGCAGCTGACCGACGCGGTCCTGACCGTCGGAAGCGGCTTCGGCGGTTTCCAGAGCGCCATGGTGCTGGCGCGTCCCGAGAGGAGCGTGGCATGA